AGACAATCAGCTCATTGCACGAGTCAAACGCGCTTTAAGGACCTCCGGCTATGTTCCTTTAGCTCAAGTGCGCGTGATGGTCGATCGGGGACAGGTCTTTCTGGCAGGCGATGTTCCCACCAATTTTATGAAGCAGGTGGCTCAGACCCGGGCTTTGTCTGTCGATGGGGTCAA
This genomic interval from Gimesia alba contains the following:
- a CDS encoding BON domain-containing protein, which codes for MRSRLLPNPDNQLIARVKRALRTSGYVPLAQVRVMVDRGQVFLAGDVPTNFMKQVAQTRALSVDGVKSLSNDLVVEREFSQF